A region of bacterium DNA encodes the following proteins:
- the ahcY gene encoding adenosylhomocysteinase, giving the protein MKKDCDIADPKLAPQGALRIEWAEREMPVLRMIRARFSKSRPLEGVRLGACLHVTTETASLIRTLKAGGAQVALCASNPLSTQDDVAAALVENDGIPVYAVKGEDQQRYYAHIRAVLETAPMITLDDGADLVSTVHQERRDLLEHIIGGTEETTTGVIRLRSMASQGVLAYPIISVNDAQTKHLFDNRYGTGQSTIDGILRATNRLLAGSVFVVSGYGWCGRGVAMRARGMGADVVVTEVDPVRALEATMDGFRVMPMAQAVRIGDFFCTLTGDTKVIRKEHFLKMKDGAIVANSGHFNVELDLESLGKIARGKREIRPFVEEYSLPNGRRIYVLAEGRLVNLAAAEGHPSGVMDMSFANQALSVEYLVSRAKKLLPQVYPVPEEIDQSIARLKLKSMGVQIDRLTKEQKRYLRSWTEGT; this is encoded by the coding sequence ATGAAGAAAGATTGCGACATCGCAGATCCAAAACTTGCTCCCCAGGGAGCCCTACGCATAGAGTGGGCTGAGCGGGAGATGCCTGTTTTGAGAATGATCCGGGCCCGTTTTTCCAAGAGCAGGCCCTTGGAGGGAGTGCGCCTTGGCGCTTGTCTGCACGTGACTACCGAGACCGCCAGCCTGATTCGAACCCTCAAGGCCGGAGGCGCGCAGGTAGCACTTTGCGCATCCAATCCCCTCAGCACTCAGGACGATGTGGCCGCCGCCTTGGTGGAAAATGACGGGATACCGGTTTATGCGGTAAAAGGGGAAGACCAGCAAAGATACTATGCCCACATAAGGGCTGTTCTGGAAACAGCCCCCATGATCACTCTGGATGATGGTGCGGATTTGGTCTCCACGGTTCACCAGGAGAGAAGGGATCTCCTGGAGCACATAATCGGAGGCACCGAGGAGACAACCACAGGCGTCATACGGCTTCGCTCCATGGCCAGCCAGGGTGTGTTGGCTTACCCCATCATATCGGTGAACGACGCCCAGACAAAGCATCTCTTTGACAATCGTTATGGCACAGGCCAAAGCACCATAGACGGAATCCTGAGGGCTACCAACAGACTCCTGGCCGGAAGCGTTTTCGTGGTGAGCGGATACGGTTGGTGCGGAAGGGGTGTGGCCATGAGGGCTCGGGGCATGGGTGCCGATGTGGTGGTGACCGAGGTGGACCCCGTCAGGGCCCTGGAGGCCACAATGGATGGCTTTCGAGTCATGCCCATGGCCCAGGCAGTCAGGATAGGAGACTTCTTCTGCACCTTGACAGGAGACACAAAGGTGATAAGAAAGGAACATTTCCTGAAGATGAAGGACGGGGCCATCGTGGCCAACTCCGGTCACTTCAATGTGGAGCTGGATTTGGAGTCCTTGGGGAAAATAGCTCGTGGCAAAAGGGAAATTCGACCCTTTGTGGAAGAGTACAGTTTGCCCAACGGCCGCAGAATATATGTGCTGGCCGAAGGAAGGCTGGTGAATCTGGCCGCTGCCGAGGGCCATCCATCAGGGGTCATGGACATGAGCTTTGCCAACCAGGCTCTCAGCGTGGAGTATTTGGTGAGCCGTGCCAAGAAGCTGCTACCCCAGGTATACCCTGTGCCAGAGGAAATAGACCAATCCATTGCCAGGTTGAAGCTCAAGAGCATGGGGGTGCAAATCGATAGGCTGACAAAGGAGCAAAAGCGCTACCTGAGATCCTGGACAGAGGGCACCTGA
- a CDS encoding TRAP transporter fused permease subunit, whose amino-acid sequence MKELIQQYANLKNLRFGLSVFMFIWLCWYFYTGFGGPSELVASLVPIALMLQILRMHQEGYMYKRLPPLANNLILMVYLGICVFAFYHFTVQYEEIAIWRQGSYTKTDFVMGLLVFLLVMELSRLVHPELFWVNLVMVFYTLWGYLSPLDFFWHPGTTFYRIVTSSTVELSTGIYGQYAQIALTTIAAFLLLAAAANGFGAQGAMVHFMRKIAGKSRATVPQTAVLASSAVGMVSGSGAANATVVGAFTIPLMKKYGMPGEIAAAVETSASMGGLIMPPVMAVAGFVMAEFLGVSYWSVVIRGFALAFTYYSTLALSLYLISTRLMPPEPIEKSTIPVYEQLKTAVFFIGIVFLTFLMGVLHLGEQLAGLYTGGLMFLLLVLLYLFFKHVLKDPSTDKDTLLSNVKTMIMTHAEMTSFLTLLLCTLGIMVGLFTVTGFINRMGGMLLSIGEWHVIALVIMAWIFGWLVGLGLPPTATYIVLAVIIVEPMRKLGIDPWTAHFFCFLLAVWGELSPPTSLTAAVSARIAEASFMQTMFEALKLCLPITLMTFAIFVRSQIVTSPGWGQVLDMMLVAVACWGISFSMFGRISEARAMDSVARVVFAVVSLVVMLHPDQTVSILVGVLVFLASFYGTYRHRVICRAKLLAPS is encoded by the coding sequence GTGAAAGAACTGATCCAGCAGTATGCAAACCTGAAGAACCTGAGATTCGGCTTGTCCGTGTTCATGTTTATTTGGCTATGCTGGTACTTCTACACGGGTTTTGGTGGACCCAGTGAGCTAGTAGCTTCTCTTGTGCCCATAGCCCTCATGTTGCAGATTCTTCGCATGCACCAAGAAGGATACATGTACAAGAGGCTTCCCCCCCTGGCAAACAATCTCATCCTTATGGTGTATTTGGGTATCTGTGTGTTTGCTTTTTACCACTTTACTGTCCAGTATGAGGAGATAGCCATTTGGCGTCAGGGCTCCTATACCAAGACGGACTTTGTCATGGGTCTTTTGGTCTTCCTTTTGGTCATGGAGCTATCCAGACTTGTGCATCCAGAGCTTTTCTGGGTGAATCTGGTCATGGTTTTCTACACCCTTTGGGGATATCTGAGCCCTCTGGACTTTTTCTGGCACCCTGGGACCACATTTTACAGGATCGTGACTTCCAGTACGGTGGAGCTCTCCACCGGTATTTACGGTCAGTATGCCCAGATAGCCTTGACCACCATAGCCGCATTTTTGCTTTTGGCTGCAGCGGCCAACGGCTTCGGAGCCCAGGGGGCCATGGTCCACTTCATGAGAAAGATAGCCGGTAAATCCAGGGCCACGGTTCCACAGACCGCTGTTCTGGCCTCCTCTGCGGTGGGGATGGTCAGCGGCAGCGGGGCTGCAAATGCCACAGTGGTGGGAGCCTTCACCATACCTCTCATGAAAAAGTACGGCATGCCTGGCGAGATAGCTGCGGCTGTGGAGACCTCAGCGTCCATGGGAGGACTGATAATGCCTCCTGTGATGGCTGTGGCGGGTTTTGTCATGGCGGAGTTCTTGGGAGTCTCTTACTGGAGCGTGGTAATAAGAGGATTTGCCCTGGCCTTCACCTATTACTCGACTCTAGCCCTATCACTTTATCTCATAAGCACAAGATTGATGCCTCCGGAGCCCATAGAGAAGAGCACCATCCCGGTTTATGAGCAGCTCAAGACCGCGGTCTTTTTCATTGGGATAGTCTTTCTCACATTCCTCATGGGAGTCTTGCACCTGGGAGAGCAGCTGGCAGGGCTTTATACTGGCGGATTGATGTTCCTGCTTCTGGTCTTGCTCTACCTCTTTTTCAAGCATGTCCTCAAGGACCCCTCCACTGACAAGGACACGCTTTTGAGTAATGTCAAAACCATGATAATGACCCATGCTGAGATGACATCCTTTCTGACTCTTTTGCTTTGCACTCTGGGGATCATGGTGGGGCTCTTCACTGTGACAGGTTTTATCAACAGGATGGGCGGGATGCTTCTCAGCATTGGGGAGTGGCATGTAATAGCTCTGGTGATAATGGCATGGATTTTCGGATGGCTGGTGGGCCTTGGGCTCCCACCCACGGCAACTTACATAGTCTTGGCCGTGATCATAGTGGAGCCCATGCGCAAGCTGGGCATAGACCCATGGACAGCCCATTTCTTTTGTTTTCTTTTGGCCGTGTGGGGAGAGCTTTCCCCCCCTACTTCTTTGACTGCAGCGGTATCTGCCAGAATAGCAGAGGCTTCCTTCATGCAAACCATGTTTGAGGCTCTCAAGCTTTGCCTTCCCATCACCTTGATGACCTTTGCCATATTCGTAAGGTCACAAATAGTGACCAGCCCGGGGTGGGGGCAGGTTCTGGACATGATGCTTGTGGCCGTGGCCTGCTGGGGCATAAGCTTCTCCATGTTCGGGAGAATATCAGAGGCAAGAGCCATGGACTCTGTGGCCCGCGTGGTTTTTGCCGTTGTCTCTCTGGTAGTCATGCTCCATCCTGACCAGACGGTCTCCATCTTGGTGGGGGTCTTGGTGTTCTTGGCTTCTTTTTATGGCACATATAGGCACCGCGTGATATGCAGGGCCAAGCTGCTGGCCCCATCATGA
- a CDS encoding carboxymuconolactone decarboxylase family protein: MGDDLFKKGLEIRREILGADYVDQSISKADEFSLPLQELVTEYYWGVVWARPGLDRKTRSLINLAMLTALNRPHEIKLHVRGALNNGCTREQIREVFLQCAIYCGVPAAMDGMRLASQVFQEMESKK; encoded by the coding sequence ATGGGAGACGATTTGTTCAAGAAAGGCTTGGAGATACGCAGGGAGATTCTTGGGGCAGATTACGTGGACCAGTCCATTTCCAAGGCCGATGAATTCAGCCTTCCTCTACAGGAACTGGTGACCGAATACTATTGGGGGGTGGTCTGGGCCCGTCCTGGTCTGGATAGAAAGACCAGGAGCCTTATAAACCTGGCCATGCTGACAGCCTTGAATCGGCCCCATGAGATCAAGCTCCACGTAAGAGGGGCCCTAAACAATGGCTGCACCAGGGAGCAGATCAGGGAGGTTTTCTTGCAGTGCGCCATATACTGCGGTGTTCCCGCAGCAATGGACGGCATGCGCCTTGCCAGCCAGGTATTCCAAGAGATGGAATCCAAGAAATAG
- a CDS encoding TAXI family TRAP transporter solute-binding subunit, giving the protein MLRRTRAGNLSWQASLILIFFFLFAITSVQAAERKSIRWATSSTGSYGYKVAAQMVKVLEDALGGEYTVTVNPYPSTTAAMKAAMDGNAEISYTADVGMTDVYEKDGAFKDYKPAKDLLVHTWYAYPMESFMAVLASKADQFKSWKDFSGKPVFFTPAGFMNWLNFKRIFKALGYDFKHVQIGEPAQGDALKAGTIVGAVCYTTAGRSLPSYWRETELQVDIRIINPSQEEIKKLTAANLAPTEIDASKVFSKDVGVKTILGVPLLFAYNVRPDMPEEIVYKMLTKFFAEKENLAKADPGFEPLAKDFVGMQVKGIRANPQAPVHPGLAKFLKEHKAWDDKWKVVGAK; this is encoded by the coding sequence ATGTTGCGAAGAACAAGAGCGGGTAATTTGTCATGGCAAGCATCGTTGATCTTAATCTTTTTCTTCCTATTTGCCATCACATCGGTCCAGGCTGCTGAACGCAAGTCCATACGCTGGGCCACATCCAGCACCGGTTCGTACGGGTACAAGGTGGCGGCTCAGATGGTGAAGGTCTTGGAGGATGCCCTGGGGGGAGAATACACGGTTACGGTGAACCCTTATCCTTCTACCACTGCGGCAATGAAGGCCGCAATGGACGGCAACGCAGAGATTTCGTACACGGCGGATGTGGGAATGACCGATGTGTATGAGAAAGATGGAGCCTTCAAGGACTACAAGCCTGCCAAGGATCTTCTGGTGCACACCTGGTATGCCTATCCCATGGAATCCTTCATGGCGGTGCTGGCGTCCAAAGCTGACCAGTTCAAGTCCTGGAAGGATTTCAGCGGGAAGCCCGTGTTTTTTACCCCGGCTGGGTTCATGAACTGGCTGAATTTCAAGCGTATTTTCAAGGCCCTGGGTTACGACTTCAAGCATGTTCAGATAGGAGAGCCTGCCCAGGGGGATGCCCTCAAGGCCGGAACCATAGTAGGAGCTGTGTGCTATACCACGGCAGGAAGATCCCTTCCCTCATACTGGCGAGAAACAGAGCTGCAGGTGGACATAAGGATAATTAACCCCAGCCAGGAAGAGATAAAGAAGCTCACGGCCGCCAACCTGGCCCCAACAGAAATAGATGCCAGCAAAGTTTTCAGCAAGGATGTGGGTGTAAAGACCATTTTGGGGGTCCCCCTGCTTTTTGCCTACAACGTGCGTCCGGATATGCCTGAGGAAATAGTGTATAAGATGCTAACCAAGTTCTTTGCCGAGAAAGAAAACCTTGCCAAGGCAGATCCTGGTTTCGAGCCCCTGGCAAAGGACTTTGTGGGCATGCAGGTCAAGGGAATACGCGCGAATCCACAGGCACCTGTTCATCCGGGGCTGGCCAAGTTCCTCAAAGAGCACAAAGCCTGGGACGACAAATGGAAGGTAGTGGGCGCAAAGTGA
- the lptF gene encoding LPS export ABC transporter permease LptF: MRRVLDRYIMREMAGPFGLILAVFLFVLLMGRMIKIVEMIVRQGVGALDVIRLLVYLMPSFLPLAVPMATLIAVVICFSRLSSDMEITAMKASGISLYQMLPPVVIFSGTMCLFTLFLTLEGAPWGAYAFREMVFQLAKKHVSVSIKEGVFNELMPGLVIYAERIRLEDGLMEGIFVHDQHSSQVPVQILAKKGMLLQDKETGLALLLENGTVYQASPKEGKLRQVNFESYKLDLELSMASAQEKIKGKRAEEWDLSGMISQIRGRLSKGKGLSRDLLIEIHRRLAIPVGCFIYGILAFPLALQSGPRGRSHGFVLGMSAIVLYYMIFSAGRTLAETGKVPAWVGIWFANFLFGIMSLTLLVRTARERPSAVLMRINAIFDFLQRVLARTLGGRE; the protein is encoded by the coding sequence ATGAGGCGAGTTCTAGACAGATATATCATGAGAGAAATGGCGGGTCCCTTCGGCCTGATCCTGGCGGTTTTTCTGTTCGTCCTGCTCATGGGCCGCATGATCAAGATAGTTGAGATGATAGTCCGACAAGGGGTGGGAGCCCTGGACGTGATTCGTCTCTTGGTATACTTGATGCCTTCTTTCTTGCCTCTGGCCGTTCCCATGGCAACCCTCATTGCGGTGGTGATCTGCTTCTCGAGGCTCTCCTCGGACATGGAAATAACGGCCATGAAGGCCTCGGGCATCAGCCTGTACCAGATGTTGCCGCCGGTGGTAATCTTCTCAGGAACCATGTGCCTGTTCACCTTGTTTCTCACCCTGGAGGGAGCTCCCTGGGGTGCTTACGCCTTCAGGGAAATGGTCTTTCAGCTGGCCAAAAAACATGTATCTGTATCCATCAAGGAGGGAGTCTTCAACGAGCTCATGCCGGGGCTGGTGATCTATGCAGAGCGCATTCGACTGGAAGACGGCCTCATGGAAGGAATTTTTGTGCACGATCAGCATTCCTCTCAGGTGCCAGTGCAGATCCTGGCCAAGAAGGGAATGCTCCTCCAAGACAAGGAGACTGGCCTGGCTTTGCTCCTGGAAAATGGTACTGTTTACCAGGCCTCCCCCAAAGAGGGCAAGCTTCGTCAGGTCAATTTTGAAAGCTACAAGCTGGACTTGGAACTCTCCATGGCCAGCGCTCAAGAGAAAATAAAAGGCAAGCGTGCAGAAGAATGGGACCTCAGTGGGATGATCTCCCAGATAAGGGGCAGACTCTCCAAAGGCAAGGGGCTGTCCAGGGATCTACTCATTGAAATCCACAGAAGGTTGGCTATTCCTGTGGGTTGCTTTATTTACGGAATCCTGGCCTTTCCCCTGGCCCTCCAGTCCGGGCCCAGGGGTCGATCCCATGGATTTGTGCTGGGGATGTCGGCCATAGTTCTGTATTACATGATCTTCTCGGCAGGAAGAACCCTGGCTGAAACAGGGAAAGTTCCTGCCTGGGTGGGCATCTGGTTTGCGAACTTTCTTTTTGGGATCATGAGCCTGACACTCCTGGTCAGGACAGCCAGAGAGAGGCCATCGGCGGTCCTCATGCGGATTAACGCCATTTTTGATTTCTTACAACGCGTCTTGGCCAGGACCCTAGGGGGACGAGAATGA
- the metK gene encoding methionine adenosyltransferase, with product MGMKSYLFTSESVTEGHPDKVADQISDAILDAIMEQDPFCRVACETLVTTGLAIIAGEITTSCYVDMPQIVRQTIKEIGYSNSSMGFDWETCAVLTSIDQQSPDIALGVNGQEEQGAGDQGIMFGYACTETKELMPMPIMLAHSVTRRLAEVRKQGILDFLRPDGKSQVTVQYENRKPVRVDSVVVAAQHRPDVEIGTLREAILEEVIRKAIPEGMLDEHTRYFVNTTGRFVIGGPMGDCGLTGRKIVVDTYGGRGSHGGGCFSGKDPSKVDRSGSYMARYVAKNIVAAGLAEECEVQVAYTIGRAEPVSINVNTYGTGRIPSDRIAQLIRDFFSFKPSDMIHHLSLLRPVYKKTACYGHFGRQDPDFTWERTDKAEQLRRAAGL from the coding sequence ATGGGCATGAAGAGCTACCTTTTCACATCGGAGTCGGTCACAGAAGGCCACCCTGACAAGGTGGCGGATCAGATATCTGATGCCATCTTGGATGCCATAATGGAGCAGGATCCTTTTTGCAGGGTGGCATGTGAGACCTTGGTCACAACGGGTTTGGCCATAATAGCCGGGGAAATCACCACAAGCTGCTACGTGGACATGCCCCAAATCGTGCGCCAGACCATCAAAGAGATAGGTTACAGCAACTCTTCCATGGGCTTTGACTGGGAGACCTGTGCGGTGCTTACCTCTATAGACCAACAATCCCCAGACATAGCCCTGGGGGTCAATGGCCAAGAAGAGCAGGGTGCAGGGGACCAGGGGATCATGTTCGGATATGCCTGCACCGAAACAAAGGAGCTCATGCCAATGCCCATAATGCTGGCCCATAGCGTCACCAGGAGGCTGGCCGAGGTTAGAAAGCAGGGAATACTGGATTTCCTTAGACCGGACGGCAAGTCCCAAGTCACTGTTCAGTATGAGAACAGAAAGCCCGTGCGTGTGGACTCGGTGGTGGTGGCTGCCCAGCATCGTCCGGATGTGGAAATTGGCACGCTGCGAGAGGCCATCTTGGAAGAAGTGATTCGCAAGGCCATACCCGAGGGCATGTTGGATGAACACACACGTTACTTTGTAAACACCACCGGAAGGTTTGTCATAGGAGGCCCCATGGGGGACTGTGGTCTCACAGGCCGTAAGATAGTTGTGGACACCTACGGAGGCAGGGGCAGCCACGGTGGAGGATGTTTTTCAGGCAAGGATCCCTCCAAGGTGGACCGAAGCGGCTCCTATATGGCCAGATATGTTGCCAAGAACATAGTCGCTGCGGGGCTTGCAGAGGAGTGCGAGGTACAGGTGGCCTACACCATAGGCCGGGCAGAGCCTGTCTCCATTAATGTGAACACGTATGGCACGGGCCGCATTCCTTCTGATAGGATCGCCCAGCTCATAAGGGATTTTTTCAGCTTCAAGCCTTCTGACATGATCCACCACCTGAGCCTTCTGAGGCCTGTGTACAAAAAGACTGCCTGTTACGGGCACTTCGGCCGTCAGGATCCGGATTTCACTTGGGAGCGTACGGACAAGGCAGAGCAACTCAGGAGGGCTGCCGGGCTCTGA
- a CDS encoding aminotransferase class V-fold PLP-dependent enzyme, whose translation MTQHPPAGIPFPQPCRDGRQLMYMDNAATSFPKAPGVARAVADYLEHVGASAGRGAHRLARKAESLLWDTRSLLANLLGVSDPSRVVFALNVTQALNMALFGLLRDKDHVVTTSMEHNSVMRPLRHLEKVRNIKISIAQADHDGIVDPQSIIDLIRPQTRLVVMNHASNVTGGILPVEAVAKAKGNTILLVDGAQTAGAVPIHMEQWGVDLLAFTGHKSLLGPPGVGGLCLAPHVQVPPLIHGGTGTSSESPYQPLELPLAMEAGTHNMAGIAGLRSAVSYILERGVKSIQEHEGRLLGRLLEGLKEIQGLKVYGPKGLQNRVPVVSINLGGMHPDHLATVLEEGFGILVRSGLHCSPNAHKTLGTFPEGTVRISLGPWHEDQHVEKLLEALKEISAQLGY comes from the coding sequence ATGACTCAGCATCCTCCAGCAGGGATCCCATTCCCGCAGCCTTGCCGGGATGGACGACAACTCATGTACATGGACAATGCCGCCACATCATTTCCCAAGGCCCCCGGTGTGGCCAGGGCCGTGGCAGATTATTTGGAACATGTAGGGGCCAGCGCCGGCAGGGGAGCTCACCGTTTGGCCCGTAAGGCCGAAAGTCTCCTGTGGGATACCCGCAGCTTGCTGGCCAACTTGCTTGGAGTCTCTGATCCCAGCAGAGTGGTCTTTGCTCTCAATGTCACCCAGGCACTGAACATGGCTTTGTTTGGACTGCTGAGAGACAAAGACCACGTGGTTACAACTTCCATGGAGCACAATTCGGTGATGAGGCCTCTACGCCACCTGGAGAAGGTGCGCAATATCAAGATATCCATTGCTCAGGCAGACCATGATGGCATCGTGGATCCTCAAAGCATAATCGACCTGATCCGCCCCCAGACCCGATTGGTGGTTATGAACCATGCATCCAATGTAACCGGAGGAATTCTTCCTGTTGAGGCAGTGGCAAAGGCCAAGGGCAACACCATCCTGCTTGTGGATGGGGCACAGACCGCTGGAGCGGTACCCATCCACATGGAGCAATGGGGAGTGGATCTATTGGCTTTCACCGGACACAAGTCCCTCTTGGGGCCTCCGGGCGTAGGCGGGCTTTGCCTGGCACCCCACGTGCAGGTCCCACCCCTTATCCACGGTGGCACAGGGACCAGCTCCGAAAGCCCTTATCAGCCTTTGGAGCTTCCCCTGGCCATGGAGGCCGGGACCCATAACATGGCTGGCATAGCCGGCCTGAGGTCTGCTGTTTCCTATATCCTGGAAAGGGGCGTGAAATCCATTCAGGAGCATGAGGGAAGACTCCTGGGAAGGCTTCTGGAGGGTTTGAAGGAGATCCAGGGGTTAAAGGTTTACGGACCCAAGGGCCTGCAAAACAGAGTACCTGTGGTATCCATAAACCTAGGAGGCATGCACCCGGACCATCTGGCCACGGTCCTGGAGGAAGGCTTTGGAATCCTGGTCAGGTCCGGACTGCACTGCTCTCCCAACGCCCACAAGACTTTGGGCACTTTCCCAGAAGGTACTGTGCGCATCTCCCTGGGACCCTGGCATGAGGATCAACATGTAGAAAAACTGTTGGAGGCCCTAAAGGAGATCTCCGCCCAGTTGGGTTACTGA
- a CDS encoding LptF/LptG family permease, producing the protein MSLLFRYVLKENAKVLGWIFGVLLLLCFLIDFFERWDDLLEHDVATSLGLYYMACRIPQYVVYIIPVSMLLSSFITLGLMGRRNELIALKASGAGGLLIVRPMLITAGLLCVVSFFWAESLVPEANREAARIWQMEVKKTSQRSIVTGSEVWLKSPFAQGMTFYRIGFLPVNQSSLPGPGKEEPTLVLKEVTLLRLDREFRLLQRVDAREMSWEGQQWSFSDGIQWNSESLDERGPRVERFEKKTLSLPEKPEDFQWVRQEVETMGFFQLREYVERARREGFENTSQVTDLHFKVASALFSLVTALFTIPLAMRIPPRAGGLALGVILSMGIGFLYYLVLALGLALGRSGALAPFPAAWGANLLFGSVGLWWILHMRQ; encoded by the coding sequence ATGAGCCTCCTTTTCCGGTATGTACTGAAGGAAAACGCCAAAGTACTTGGGTGGATCTTCGGGGTCTTGCTGCTTCTGTGTTTTCTCATAGACTTCTTTGAGCGCTGGGATGATCTCCTGGAACATGATGTTGCGACCTCCCTGGGTCTTTATTACATGGCCTGCAGGATTCCCCAGTATGTGGTTTACATCATCCCAGTCTCAATGCTTTTGAGCAGTTTCATAACCTTGGGGCTCATGGGCAGGAGGAACGAGCTCATTGCTTTGAAGGCCTCTGGGGCAGGAGGGCTGCTCATCGTACGACCTATGCTGATAACAGCCGGGCTTCTTTGCGTGGTTTCATTTTTCTGGGCCGAGTCATTGGTCCCTGAGGCCAACCGGGAGGCCGCCAGGATATGGCAGATGGAAGTCAAGAAGACTTCTCAACGCAGTATAGTCACCGGCTCGGAGGTATGGCTTAAGAGCCCCTTTGCACAAGGCATGACCTTTTACCGTATAGGGTTTCTCCCGGTCAATCAAAGCTCTTTGCCAGGCCCGGGGAAAGAAGAACCCACCTTGGTGCTCAAGGAAGTTACACTGCTTCGTCTGGACAGGGAGTTCAGGCTCCTGCAAAGGGTGGATGCCCGAGAGATGTCTTGGGAGGGGCAACAGTGGTCATTCTCTGACGGAATCCAGTGGAATTCCGAGAGCCTGGATGAAAGAGGGCCCAGAGTGGAGCGCTTTGAGAAAAAAACCCTGTCCCTGCCTGAGAAGCCTGAGGACTTTCAATGGGTGCGGCAAGAGGTGGAGACCATGGGTTTTTTCCAACTAAGAGAATACGTGGAGAGGGCCCGGCGTGAAGGTTTTGAGAACACATCCCAGGTGACGGATCTTCATTTCAAGGTTGCAAGCGCCCTGTTCTCGTTGGTGACAGCGCTTTTCACGATTCCCCTTGCCATGCGGATCCCGCCCCGGGCAGGTGGGCTGGCCTTGGGAGTGATCCTCTCCATGGGCATAGGATTCCTGTACTATCTTGTTCTGGCCTTGGGCCTGGCTTTGGGACGTAGCGGAGCTCTTGCGCCTTTTCCGGCAGCTTGGGGGGCAAATCTGTTGTTCGGCTCGGTGGGGCTTTGGTGGATTCTTCATATGAGGCAATGA
- a CDS encoding cytochrome B6, whose protein sequence is MKHKPMTYVLMTLWVSLSVGLVSVAAQDARKSSYAPVDIQEPFEKTMAKMKAARPEVMKRQMDLLQERYDLADRPAKGITMSRGKPIQEGVRVKLPQGVTWEQLASLSPEEIKEKNLWPKGFLPLPHPNHGEGGMVFPKFVIEEINRQEGRDLTRFDLDFDLPDHFLPEFPAPIYLTTRPDLGDVSQGKLVTINNYYELFNGILNPKQLEGLRLLVTPFPQQQFNQTEDRRSEKPSRGVACFDCHANGHTNAATHLVGDIRPQEFRHRIDTPSLRGVNIQRLFGSQRALKSIEDFTEFEQRAAYFDGDPVIATKKGVNVLERGSQVHFMAEFQSILGFPPAPKLNIYGKLDQSKASPEELRGQEIFFGKAQCGVCHPAPYYTDNLMHDLKAERFYKPQMVNGRMASSDGPIKTFTLRGIKDSPPYLHDGRLLTLEDTVEFFNLIQGLKLTDQEKKDLVAFLRAL, encoded by the coding sequence ATGAAACACAAGCCAATGACATATGTATTGATGACTCTGTGGGTAAGTCTTTCAGTGGGGCTGGTTTCAGTTGCAGCCCAAGATGCGAGAAAGAGCAGCTATGCCCCTGTAGACATTCAGGAGCCCTTTGAGAAAACCATGGCAAAGATGAAGGCTGCCAGGCCTGAGGTAATGAAAAGGCAGATGGATCTGCTCCAGGAGAGATATGATCTGGCCGACCGTCCTGCCAAGGGTATTACCATGTCCAGAGGAAAGCCCATCCAGGAAGGGGTGAGAGTCAAGCTGCCCCAAGGAGTTACATGGGAGCAACTGGCCTCCTTGTCTCCCGAAGAAATAAAGGAAAAGAACCTTTGGCCCAAAGGGTTTCTGCCCTTACCCCATCCCAATCATGGGGAGGGGGGCATGGTCTTCCCCAAGTTTGTCATAGAAGAGATAAACCGTCAGGAAGGAAGAGACCTGACTAGATTCGACCTGGACTTTGATTTGCCCGACCATTTTCTACCCGAGTTTCCTGCACCCATATACCTTACCACCAGACCAGACCTGGGAGACGTCTCCCAAGGCAAGCTTGTCACGATCAACAACTATTATGAGCTTTTCAACGGGATTCTTAATCCCAAACAATTAGAAGGCTTAAGATTGCTGGTCACCCCCTTTCCTCAGCAGCAATTTAATCAGACGGAAGATAGGAGGTCGGAGAAGCCCAGCCGAGGGGTAGCCTGTTTTGATTGCCATGCAAACGGGCACACCAATGCTGCCACGCACCTGGTGGGTGACATAAGGCCTCAGGAATTTCGTCACAGAATAGACACCCCCAGCTTGAGAGGGGTGAACATTCAACGGCTCTTCGGCTCCCAAAGGGCGCTAAAGTCCATAGAAGACTTCACCGAGTTCGAACAGAGGGCGGCTTACTTTGACGGTGACCCGGTGATAGCCACCAAAAAAGGCGTTAACGTGCTGGAAAGGGGCAGTCAGGTGCACTTCATGGCAGAGTTTCAGTCCATTCTGGGTTTCCCACCGGCTCCCAAGCTCAACATCTACGGAAAACTGGACCAAAGCAAGGCCTCTCCCGAGGAGCTGAGGGGGCAGGAAATCTTTTTTGGAAAGGCCCAGTGCGGAGTCTGCCATCCAGCACCATACTACACAGACAATCTTATGCATGACTTGAAGGCCGAGAGATTTTACAAGCCCCAAATGGTGAACGGTAGAATGGCCTCATCCGACGGTCCCATCAAGACTTTCACCCTCAGAGGCATCAAAGACTCCCCTCCATATTTGCATGACGGCCGTCTCCTTACTCTAGAGGACACGGTGGAGTTCTTTAACCTAATTCAGGGCCTCAAGCTCACGGATCAGGAAAAGAAAGACCTGGTGGCCTTTCTAAGAGCCCTGTGA